In the Tribolium castaneum strain GA2 chromosome 1, icTriCast1.1, whole genome shotgun sequence genome, one interval contains:
- the LOC654860 gene encoding phosphatidylinositol-binding clathrin assembly protein LAP isoform X2 — MTGRMAGQTINDRLLAAKHSLAGQGLAKSVCKATTEEMIGPKKKHLDYLLHCTNEPNVSIPQLANLLIERSQNTNWVVVYKALITVHHMMCYGNERFTQYLASSNSTFQLSNFLDKSGVQGYDMSPFIRRYARYLNEKALSYRTVAFDFCKVKRGKDDGMLRTMNADKLLKTLPVLQNQLDALLEFDCSANDLTNGVINMCFMLLFKDLIRLFACYNDGIINLLEKFFDMNKKQCKEALDIYKKFLIRMDKVAEFLKVAENVGIDKGDIPDLTKAPSSLLDALEQHLNHLEGKKNSQTNSSQSTSNQKNVKSGVSALSSTSNAFGNVVANGRFDTPANGIDENLKLQILAEEEAAMNQFKSKVNSPPAGPNPFLNNSSSTSSKTTSQSASEIDLFAAEPVSAPLKTSDDLLQLSNPFADAFAQPQPVNTAQFMPPNNIWMANGNAFVAQPPSPVVSNGAFVSENNFASVFGNSEPKSSGFDALGGVLQPVSAGQTTTSPVTNNNNNNNNMNNNTQTGALLTGDLESSLASLAENLTINSRTAPMKGVQWNSPKNGSKTNNWTPQPMSATTGAGYKPMNQSMSSPPLSMQTTLQPQMYPQLTPMMGMRPIVTSPAMIPQMSPLGVVPNPSSQMGQQSLLFH; from the exons ATTTACTTCACTGCACTAACGAACCAAATGTCTCAATTCCGCAATTAGCTAATCTTCTCATCGAACgatcacaaaacacaaattgggTGGTTGTATATAAAGCCCTCATCACAGTTCATCACATGATGTGTTACGGAAACGAA aGATTTACACAATATTTGGCGTCCAGTAACAGCACGTTTCAACTGagcaattttcttgataaaAGTGGCGTTCAAG GTTACGACATGTCGCCCTTTATCAGACGATACGCTAgatatttaaatgaaaaagcgTTATCGTACCGAACTGTTGCCTTCGATTTTTGCAAAGTGAAAAGGGG GAAAGATGACGGCATGTTGCGGACCATGAATGCCGATAAGCTTCTAAAAACATTGCCTGTTTTGCAGAATCAGTTAGATGCCCTTTTGGAGTTTGATTGTTCAGCTAATGACCTTACCAATGGTGTCATTAATATGtgttttatgttattattCAAGGATCTTATAAGACTTTTCGCATGCTATAATGATggtattattaacttattag AAAAATTCTTCGATATGAATAAAAAGCAGTGCAAAGAGGCTTTGgacatttacaaaaagttCCTCATTCGAATGGACAAAGTGGCcgaatttttgaaagttgCTGAG AACGTCGGTATTGATAAAGGCGACATTCCTGACCTCACTAAAGCTCCCAGCAGTTTGTTAGATGCCCTTGAGCAACATCTGAATCATCTCGAAGGCAAGAAGAATTCCCAGACGAATTCGTCTCAATCGACAAG CAATCAGAAAAACGTCAAATCGGGCGTTTCCGCCTTATCCTCAACCAGCAACGCGTTCGGCAACGTCGTCGCCAACGGCCGTTTCGACACCCCAGCCAACGGCATCGACGAGAACCTCAAACTCCAAATCCTCGCCGAAGAGGAAGCCGCAATGAATCAATTCAAATCGAAAGTGAATTCGCCCCCAGCTGGTCCCAAcccatttttgaacaattcgTCTTCGACGTCGAGCAAAACCACCTCGCAGTCGGCTTCCGAAATTGATTTGTTTGCCGCCGAGCCCGTTTCAGCTCCTCTTAAAACTTCGGATGATTTGTTGCAGTTGTCTAATCCTTTCGCAGATGCTTTTGCTCAGCCCCAGCCGGTCAATACCGCACAGTTCATGCCGCCGAACAATATCTGGATGGCGAACGGAAACG CTTTTGTGGCCCAGCCCCCGAGTCCGGTGGTGTCCAACGGAGCGTTCGTTTCGGAAAATAATTTCGCCTCGGTGTTCGGAAACTCCGAGCCGAAAA GCAGTGGCTTTGATGCTCTCGGTGGGGTCCTCCAACCCGTGTCAGCCGGTCAGACGACCACATCTCCTGTCacaaacaacaacaataacaataataatatgaacAACAACACACAGACGGGAGCGTTGCTGACAGGCGATTTGGAGTCCAGTCTTGCATCACTAGCCGAGAATCTCACAATTAACAGTAGAACAGCGCCGATGAA GGGAGTACAATGGAATTCGCCGAAAAACGGATCCAAAACAAACAATTGGACTCCTCAGCCGATGTCCGCGACCACAGGTGCTGGGTATAAACCCATGAATCAGTCAATGTCAAGTCCACCACTCAGCATGCAAACTACTCTACAGCCTCAGATGTACCCACAACTGACACCGATGATG GGTATGCGTCCGATTGTAACAAGTCCAGCGATGATTCCGCAGATGAGCCCTTTGGGCGTGGTTCCAAATCCGTCAAGTCAGATGGGCCAACAGTCATTGCTGTTCCATTGA
- the LOC654860 gene encoding phosphatidylinositol-binding clathrin assembly protein LAP isoform X1 → MTGRMAGQTINDRLLAAKHSLAGQGLAKSVCKATTEEMIGPKKKHLDYLLHCTNEPNVSIPQLANLLIERSQNTNWVVVYKALITVHHMMCYGNERFTQYLASSNSTFQLSNFLDKSGVQGILNVRTGYDMSPFIRRYARYLNEKALSYRTVAFDFCKVKRGKDDGMLRTMNADKLLKTLPVLQNQLDALLEFDCSANDLTNGVINMCFMLLFKDLIRLFACYNDGIINLLEKFFDMNKKQCKEALDIYKKFLIRMDKVAEFLKVAENVGIDKGDIPDLTKAPSSLLDALEQHLNHLEGKKNSQTNSSQSTSNQKNVKSGVSALSSTSNAFGNVVANGRFDTPANGIDENLKLQILAEEEAAMNQFKSKVNSPPAGPNPFLNNSSSTSSKTTSQSASEIDLFAAEPVSAPLKTSDDLLQLSNPFADAFAQPQPVNTAQFMPPNNIWMANGNAFVAQPPSPVVSNGAFVSENNFASVFGNSEPKSSGFDALGGVLQPVSAGQTTTSPVTNNNNNNNNMNNNTQTGALLTGDLESSLASLAENLTINSRTAPMKGVQWNSPKNGSKTNNWTPQPMSATTGAGYKPMNQSMSSPPLSMQTTLQPQMYPQLTPMMGMRPIVTSPAMIPQMSPLGVVPNPSSQMGQQSLLFH, encoded by the exons ATTTACTTCACTGCACTAACGAACCAAATGTCTCAATTCCGCAATTAGCTAATCTTCTCATCGAACgatcacaaaacacaaattgggTGGTTGTATATAAAGCCCTCATCACAGTTCATCACATGATGTGTTACGGAAACGAA aGATTTACACAATATTTGGCGTCCAGTAACAGCACGTTTCAACTGagcaattttcttgataaaAGTGGCGTTCAAG GAATTCTAAATGTTAGGACTG GTTACGACATGTCGCCCTTTATCAGACGATACGCTAgatatttaaatgaaaaagcgTTATCGTACCGAACTGTTGCCTTCGATTTTTGCAAAGTGAAAAGGGG GAAAGATGACGGCATGTTGCGGACCATGAATGCCGATAAGCTTCTAAAAACATTGCCTGTTTTGCAGAATCAGTTAGATGCCCTTTTGGAGTTTGATTGTTCAGCTAATGACCTTACCAATGGTGTCATTAATATGtgttttatgttattattCAAGGATCTTATAAGACTTTTCGCATGCTATAATGATggtattattaacttattag AAAAATTCTTCGATATGAATAAAAAGCAGTGCAAAGAGGCTTTGgacatttacaaaaagttCCTCATTCGAATGGACAAAGTGGCcgaatttttgaaagttgCTGAG AACGTCGGTATTGATAAAGGCGACATTCCTGACCTCACTAAAGCTCCCAGCAGTTTGTTAGATGCCCTTGAGCAACATCTGAATCATCTCGAAGGCAAGAAGAATTCCCAGACGAATTCGTCTCAATCGACAAG CAATCAGAAAAACGTCAAATCGGGCGTTTCCGCCTTATCCTCAACCAGCAACGCGTTCGGCAACGTCGTCGCCAACGGCCGTTTCGACACCCCAGCCAACGGCATCGACGAGAACCTCAAACTCCAAATCCTCGCCGAAGAGGAAGCCGCAATGAATCAATTCAAATCGAAAGTGAATTCGCCCCCAGCTGGTCCCAAcccatttttgaacaattcgTCTTCGACGTCGAGCAAAACCACCTCGCAGTCGGCTTCCGAAATTGATTTGTTTGCCGCCGAGCCCGTTTCAGCTCCTCTTAAAACTTCGGATGATTTGTTGCAGTTGTCTAATCCTTTCGCAGATGCTTTTGCTCAGCCCCAGCCGGTCAATACCGCACAGTTCATGCCGCCGAACAATATCTGGATGGCGAACGGAAACG CTTTTGTGGCCCAGCCCCCGAGTCCGGTGGTGTCCAACGGAGCGTTCGTTTCGGAAAATAATTTCGCCTCGGTGTTCGGAAACTCCGAGCCGAAAA GCAGTGGCTTTGATGCTCTCGGTGGGGTCCTCCAACCCGTGTCAGCCGGTCAGACGACCACATCTCCTGTCacaaacaacaacaataacaataataatatgaacAACAACACACAGACGGGAGCGTTGCTGACAGGCGATTTGGAGTCCAGTCTTGCATCACTAGCCGAGAATCTCACAATTAACAGTAGAACAGCGCCGATGAA GGGAGTACAATGGAATTCGCCGAAAAACGGATCCAAAACAAACAATTGGACTCCTCAGCCGATGTCCGCGACCACAGGTGCTGGGTATAAACCCATGAATCAGTCAATGTCAAGTCCACCACTCAGCATGCAAACTACTCTACAGCCTCAGATGTACCCACAACTGACACCGATGATG GGTATGCGTCCGATTGTAACAAGTCCAGCGATGATTCCGCAGATGAGCCCTTTGGGCGTGGTTCCAAATCCGTCAAGTCAGATGGGCCAACAGTCATTGCTGTTCCATTGA
- the LOC654860 gene encoding phosphatidylinositol-binding clathrin assembly protein LAP isoform X3, translating to MTGRMAGQTINDRLLAAKHSLAGQGLAKSVCKATTEEMIGPKKKHLDYLLHCTNEPNVSIPQLANLLIERSQNTNWVVVYKALITVHHMMCYGNERFTQYLASSNSTFQLSNFLDKSGVQGILNVRTGYDMSPFIRRYARYLNEKALSYRTVAFDFCKVKRGKDDGMLRTMNADKLLKTLPVLQNQLDALLEFDCSANDLTNGVINMCFMLLFKDLIRLFACYNDGIINLLEKFFDMNKKQCKEALDIYKKFLIRMDKVAEFLKVAENVGIDKGDIPDLTKAPSSLLDALEQHLNHLEGKKNSQTNSSQSTSNQKNVKSGVSALSSTSNAFGNVVANGRFDTPANGIDENLKLQILAEEEAAMNQFKSKVNSPPAGPNPFLNNSSSTSSKTTSQSASEIDLFAAEPVSAPLKTSDDLLQLSNPFADAFAQPQPVNTAQFMPPNNIWMANGNAFVAQPPSPVVSNGAFVSENNFASVFGNSEPKTAEETKSFNPFLVEDTEPPLLLDIGSPDPNPIQNVLSYFQKDIV from the exons ATTTACTTCACTGCACTAACGAACCAAATGTCTCAATTCCGCAATTAGCTAATCTTCTCATCGAACgatcacaaaacacaaattgggTGGTTGTATATAAAGCCCTCATCACAGTTCATCACATGATGTGTTACGGAAACGAA aGATTTACACAATATTTGGCGTCCAGTAACAGCACGTTTCAACTGagcaattttcttgataaaAGTGGCGTTCAAG GAATTCTAAATGTTAGGACTG GTTACGACATGTCGCCCTTTATCAGACGATACGCTAgatatttaaatgaaaaagcgTTATCGTACCGAACTGTTGCCTTCGATTTTTGCAAAGTGAAAAGGGG GAAAGATGACGGCATGTTGCGGACCATGAATGCCGATAAGCTTCTAAAAACATTGCCTGTTTTGCAGAATCAGTTAGATGCCCTTTTGGAGTTTGATTGTTCAGCTAATGACCTTACCAATGGTGTCATTAATATGtgttttatgttattattCAAGGATCTTATAAGACTTTTCGCATGCTATAATGATggtattattaacttattag AAAAATTCTTCGATATGAATAAAAAGCAGTGCAAAGAGGCTTTGgacatttacaaaaagttCCTCATTCGAATGGACAAAGTGGCcgaatttttgaaagttgCTGAG AACGTCGGTATTGATAAAGGCGACATTCCTGACCTCACTAAAGCTCCCAGCAGTTTGTTAGATGCCCTTGAGCAACATCTGAATCATCTCGAAGGCAAGAAGAATTCCCAGACGAATTCGTCTCAATCGACAAG CAATCAGAAAAACGTCAAATCGGGCGTTTCCGCCTTATCCTCAACCAGCAACGCGTTCGGCAACGTCGTCGCCAACGGCCGTTTCGACACCCCAGCCAACGGCATCGACGAGAACCTCAAACTCCAAATCCTCGCCGAAGAGGAAGCCGCAATGAATCAATTCAAATCGAAAGTGAATTCGCCCCCAGCTGGTCCCAAcccatttttgaacaattcgTCTTCGACGTCGAGCAAAACCACCTCGCAGTCGGCTTCCGAAATTGATTTGTTTGCCGCCGAGCCCGTTTCAGCTCCTCTTAAAACTTCGGATGATTTGTTGCAGTTGTCTAATCCTTTCGCAGATGCTTTTGCTCAGCCCCAGCCGGTCAATACCGCACAGTTCATGCCGCCGAACAATATCTGGATGGCGAACGGAAACG CTTTTGTGGCCCAGCCCCCGAGTCCGGTGGTGTCCAACGGAGCGTTCGTTTCGGAAAATAATTTCGCCTCGGTGTTCGGAAACTCCGAGCCGAAAA CTGCCGAAGAGACTAAGTCCTTCAATCCCTTCCTGGTGGAGGACACTGAGCCTCCCCTCCTTCTTGATATCGGGTCTCCAGATCCGAATCCGATCCAAAATGTTTTGAGTTACTTCCAGAAAGATATCGTTtga